The DNA region CAGAATTTGGGGATGAGTTGGTAAGTTTATAAATAATTACAGATGGGCACAGATAACCACAGATTATGAAATAAGTGTTATCTGTAGCCATTTTTGCAGTTTCGCTAAAAAGGGCTTCATGCTGAGCGTAGTCGAAGCATCCCTTACCCATTTCGCACTGCCATTGGCCTACTCTGCCCCCATTTTTGAGCGCAGTGGGTTGTTGGCGCTCTGTGTTCCATCGCTTGAAGATTCTTCGTGCCTCAGAATGACAAAAAGTTTAAACGTCAGTCATATTGATTTTTTGAAAAATTAAAACCATCAATGAAAACGAAATAAGTAAACCGTCATTGCGAGGCACGAAGCAATCTACTCTCATTAAATAATATCTCGAATGAGATTGCTTCAATCGATGAAAAATCGATTTCGCTACGAAGTAGCCCCTTTGGGGCAAAGACGGAAATAAAACGTCATTGGTAGGAACGAAGACCACGGAGCAGCTGCGAGGTGAGTCTCTAACCAATTATTACAAAACCTGCGCCCTCACAGCTCCACAAATTAGGCTTGTGGGTTATTGAAGTCCGATTTTCATCGCTTGCAGATTATTCGCTATGCTCAGAATGACAACAAGCCAGCGATGATCATAAAAACCAATTCCCACTAAATCTATAGACCAATTATAATTTGCTTTATACTGCACAAAACCCTTATCTTTCGCTTTTAATTGTCTTAAAACATATAAAATACTGAATACAATAAGATTACAGAATTATCTAGAATATTTCTAAATAGAGATATTGATAAAAGTTTATTTTGTAACTTTGCGTCAAATTTTTTTGAATGATCTCTACTGATATAGCCGTAATAGGCGCTGGTCCGGTTGGTCTGTTTGCCATTTTTGAAGCCGGTTTATTAAAAATGCGTTGTCATTTAATTGATTATCTTCCGCAGGTTGGTGGTCAGCTTTCTGAAATTTACCCGAAAAAACCGATTTACGATATTCCGGGTTACCCGTCGGTATTGGCTCAAGAGCTGATTGATAATTTGATGGAACAGGCTAAACCTTTTCATCCAACTTTTACGCTGGGTGAGCGTATTGAAGGCTTAGAAAAGCGTGGCGAAGCCGATTTCGTTTTAACTACCAACATGGGTACCGTTATCGAAGCCAAGGTTGTGGTAATTGCCGGCGGCCTGGGTTGCTTTGAGCCTCGCAAACCTGCGGTTGAAAACCTGGAGAATTTTGAGAACGGTAAAGGCGTTAACTATATGATTCTTGATCCGGAAAAATACCGCGATCAGAAAATGGTTATTGCCGGCGGTGGCGACTCGGCCCTCGATTGGACAATCTATTTGGCCGAGGTTTGCTCAGAATTAACGTTGGTACACAGAAGTGAAAGCTTCCGTGGGGCGCCTGATTCGGTTGCAAAGGTAATGGCCCTTGCCGAAAGCGGAAAAATCAACCTGGTTTTAAACAGCAACCTGCACGCCGTACACGGAACCGATAAACTGGAACAAGTTGAAATTGTTCAGAACCGCACTATGGAGAAAACCATTGTGGATGCCGATCATTTAATTCCACTATTTGGTTTGAGCCCGAAATTGGGCCCAATTGAAGACTGGAATCTGAATATTAGCAAAAGTGCAATCGAGGTTAATACCGACGATTATTCTACAAACATACCTGGCATTTATGCCATTGGCGATATTAACACATACACAAATAAACTAAAGCTGATTCTTTGCGGTTTCCATGAGGCCGCCTTAATGAGTCATAGCGCTTACTCGTATATGAATCCGGGCGTTAAATACACCATGAAATATACCACTGTAAACGGAGTTTCAGAATTTTAAGCTTCGCATTAATTGTTTTAATAGAAAACTATTTTAGCTAAGTTTGCGCTGTTAAGCGAGAAAAATGGAAAATAACATTACAATATATATGCAAGAGCCCGATGGTTCGGTTACGCCACACGAGGCGCCTACCGATATGGGCTTAAGTTTGATGGAGTTTTTAAAGGCTTCTGAATATGACATCTTAGCGACCTGCGGCGGCATGGCTTTATGTGCCACCTGTTGTGTAGACGTTTTGGAAGGCGAAGAAAAGCTTAACGAAATGAGCGACGATGAATATGCCATGTTAGATACTTTGCCCGATTTGCTGCCCAACTCTCGACTGGCTTGCCAGTTGCAGTTAAATAATAATATGGACGGCCTGAAAGTGAAACTTCATGGTGTAAGTTAATCCGTAGCAAACAAAATATTGAAGGCGATACTGAAAAGTGTCGCCTTTATTGTTTTAGGGTTTTTTCGTTTCTGTTATTAAGAATCTTTGGTCGAGACTTATAGTGCCCGCTGGTCGAGATTTCTAAGCCGCTTAGCCAACTCTTTAAGAGCGGGTTATTGCGTTCTGCGCCTTGTCGCGTGCAGATCCTTCGTTATACTCAGGATGACAGTAAAACCCCGTTGGATTACAACCAAACTAAAACTACCGAATATTGATCGTTTGCTTTTCGACATTCCGGGCATACAGTTTGACAGCTCAATTACTAGCCCGTACGTACGGAATGATTGCAAGCCACCCCATTGTGCGTTAAGATCCTCAGTCAAGCTGAGGATGACGACCGTTCATAGTTGGCGCTCCAATTATTTTGCTAAACGCGTTGGTTGAAATCCTGCTGGTCGAGATTTCTAATCTCGACCTTAATAGCTGTGGATTTATAATCCACACCAAAACTACCGAATACCGATCGTTTGCTTTTCCACATTCCAGCCATATACTTCAACGGCTAAATTATCGGTTGCATGGGTATATTCGACGGTAATTGTTTTACGCTCTCCGGGCAATACCGTTACATAATTATCATCGTAAAATGATGGAAGTATCCGCTTACCCGACTCGGTATCAACTAAGGCAATGCGATTAAAGAACGCGACCGGATTGCCACTTGGGTTACTGAGCAGAACTTCGACTTTTCCTTTGCCCTTCTGCGTTGCAGTAGCTTCAAGTTTAGCTTGCTTAATGTGCTGCAAACCTTTATAGCCTCCATCTTTATCGGCCAGCCAGTAAACATTATCGCTCAGCACTTCTTGTTTTTCGTTCAGCAGCTTAAGCGAAACGAACACACCATCCTTTTTATCGAGCTTCTTTAAGAATTCGTTCATTGGAAAAAATCGCCGAACAGAGGATGCTCCGATAGAGTTAAAAACCTGCGAATAAAAGTAATCTTTACCATCCATGTCGTAAACCTTGGCCTGAACCATTAAGTTATGGCGATCTACCAATCCGTTATTTACAACGGTAACCATACTGTCGAGGGGGTTCATCATAATGTGCAAAGGTTCACTTCCTTTGCGTAAACCGTACAAACAAGCATTAGGATCGAGGTAATAATCGTACATCTGGCCACGCAAGGCAGTCCACGGGTTTTGAGTTTTCCAAATAATAGAACCTGTATACCAATCCCACATTTTGTTCGAAAAGCCTTCCATCAGCGCCCTGTACTGGTCGTAGTTAACCAGCTGTGCTTTCATGGCAAAATCCTTTGCATCTTCTACCTTTCCATACGGCTCAATGTGTTTCCCATAAGGAATGTATTTATGGTAATTCCACACCGAATCAACTTTTCCGTCCGACTCAGGCGCAATCATATTTTCGTTGGGGATAAACCTTGCCAGCGATTCATAATCGCCCACGCCCACGGAGCCGACTTCTGAATTATAGGGATATGTTTTTACAGCCCAGAAGCTTTTAGGGTCCTGAATGTTGTAAGGGCCATCGCCATTGCCGCCAATGGTGTTGTACGACATTTCATCACTGTTCGAGAAATCGAAAAACTTTCGTGTGCCATCCAGGCGAGGCAAAATGTCGTTTTTTATCGGGTTTAATATGTCATCAGGAGGCGTAATCTCATTTCCGCCACACCAAAACGCCAGTGATGCATGGTTACGGATCATTTTTACCTGATCTTCGATTGCTGTTAAAACCAGTAGGTGGTTATCAGGGTACTTTCTTCTTGTCCATTGGTCGTCCTTTTTTAACGGGTCTACCCAACGGCCGTTACAATCGCCGCTGAACCAGAAATCCTGAAAAACCAACAATCCATATTTGTCGCAAGCGTTATAAAATTCCGGTCGCTCTAAAATTGCGCCGCCCCAAATCCTAATTAAATTGAGGTTCATATCTTTATGGTAACGCACTTCTGCATCGTAGCGGGCATCGCTAAAGCGCAGCATGGCGTCAGAGATAATCCAGTTTCCACCTTTGATAAAAATCTTCTGACCGTTTACATAAGCGCCCATGCTCTGCGTATGTTCATTCCAGATATTATCGATCTGCCGAATGCCAACGGTTAAATTTTCCTGATCCAACACCCGATTGGCGCTCAAAAACTTAATGTTGAGCGGATATAAATCTTGTTTTCCATATCCGTTTGGCCACCACAACCTAGGGTTTTCTATTGCCAGATCGGCAAACGTAATCTCGAATTGCTTATTTGCCGGAACGGTAACCGATTTACTTACGGTTTTGCCAGCCATTTGATATTGGAGAATGCCGGAAATGGCTTTCATTGTTGGATTTTCGACCTCGACAGAAACTTTTATTGTAGCGGGCTGCTGCTTTGCGTTGGGAATTCTTTTGCCGGGAACCAATGTTACCACATGCGGGTTGAGGATGTTAACACCTTGCGTTTTCTCAATCGTAACTTTATCCCAAATTCCGGTATTACGATCGCGGATGGGCTGAATCCAATCCCAACCTGCGGTGTATTGCGTGGTCAAATTTCGGGCAATGGTACCGTCGCCACCCTGACCGCCATTCGGGTTACCAACCACATCT from Pedobacter endophyticus includes:
- a CDS encoding NAD(P)/FAD-dependent oxidoreductase, producing MISTDIAVIGAGPVGLFAIFEAGLLKMRCHLIDYLPQVGGQLSEIYPKKPIYDIPGYPSVLAQELIDNLMEQAKPFHPTFTLGERIEGLEKRGEADFVLTTNMGTVIEAKVVVIAGGLGCFEPRKPAVENLENFENGKGVNYMILDPEKYRDQKMVIAGGGDSALDWTIYLAEVCSELTLVHRSESFRGAPDSVAKVMALAESGKINLVLNSNLHAVHGTDKLEQVEIVQNRTMEKTIVDADHLIPLFGLSPKLGPIEDWNLNISKSAIEVNTDDYSTNIPGIYAIGDINTYTNKLKLILCGFHEAALMSHSAYSYMNPGVKYTMKYTTVNGVSEF
- a CDS encoding 2Fe-2S iron-sulfur cluster-binding protein: MENNITIYMQEPDGSVTPHEAPTDMGLSLMEFLKASEYDILATCGGMALCATCCVDVLEGEEKLNEMSDDEYAMLDTLPDLLPNSRLACQLQLNNNMDGLKVKLHGVS
- a CDS encoding glycoside hydrolase family 2 protein; translated protein: MRKFLAILLSLYIFNAQAQQRYELNTGWLCNNIKEVKVDGAQISKAGFVLDNWMQATVPGTVLTTLLNNKKVPDPFYGMNTEKIPDIYKTGNDYYTYWFVKDFDEKAVGNEQVWLQFRGINYKAEIFLNGKKVNAATHEGMHLRARFNITKYLSSTGKNRLAVIVYPPDVVGNPNGGQGGDGTIARNLTTQYTAGWDWIQPIRDRNTGIWDKVTIEKTQGVNILNPHVVTLVPGKRIPNAKQQPATIKVSVEVENPTMKAISGILQYQMAGKTVSKSVTVPANKQFEITFADLAIENPRLWWPNGYGKQDLYPLNIKFLSANRVLDQENLTVGIRQIDNIWNEHTQSMGAYVNGQKIFIKGGNWIISDAMLRFSDARYDAEVRYHKDMNLNLIRIWGGAILERPEFYNACDKYGLLVFQDFWFSGDCNGRWVDPLKKDDQWTRRKYPDNHLLVLTAIEDQVKMIRNHASLAFWCGGNEITPPDDILNPIKNDILPRLDGTRKFFDFSNSDEMSYNTIGGNGDGPYNIQDPKSFWAVKTYPYNSEVGSVGVGDYESLARFIPNENMIAPESDGKVDSVWNYHKYIPYGKHIEPYGKVEDAKDFAMKAQLVNYDQYRALMEGFSNKMWDWYTGSIIWKTQNPWTALRGQMYDYYLDPNACLYGLRKGSEPLHIMMNPLDSMVTVVNNGLVDRHNLMVQAKVYDMDGKDYFYSQVFNSIGASSVRRFFPMNEFLKKLDKKDGVFVSLKLLNEKQEVLSDNVYWLADKDGGYKGLQHIKQAKLEATATQKGKGKVEVLLSNPSGNPVAFFNRIALVDTESGKRILPSFYDDNYVTVLPGERKTITVEYTHATDNLAVEVYGWNVEKQTIGIR